From Clostridium cylindrosporum DSM 605, the proteins below share one genomic window:
- a CDS encoding bifunctional diguanylate cyclase/phosphodiesterase, with protein sequence MAEEINISWINRKKFMKTFILLTILLVFFSTITFWYVNKIKGVLSYEEEMYLKEVSLQRSHAFSTKIKSRVEALNDLSVELMYDVSFDINKKVELLRGKKDKDNYIALGIADISGNYLGIGGRRLNISKEKGFKVAMSGKDYVSEPFLDKGRSLEVMTYYSPLIKDGKVVGVLTGAKDVESISKSLFTSFLNGNGHSFVINKKGDILFEDSKIYSILDLDKLRSSGTILKELGISSLQGKSVISGVKKISLERGDVHIAYTTIEGVNDWILVSVAPSSIVEKRAVDITKYNLIMYFTICIILFIFTIYIFVSKKRANKIYQKLAYTDYLTGISNYNGFVRDAEKNIAKKSGTWAMIYFDIGSFKVINDMFGHKYGDKLLKEIAKILKGMFGNETIYGRFSNDFFGILFKVPEEEDEPLVTDDISMYAELLGHIRDGQVFNPSYTNLKITHIVSEIEKKINSIKIEGQPHIDLLMAYGVCTTVSDKGISDDIKSVINMANMARITVKGSYQRRLAFFNEAIRQDLIDEQNIEKEIVRALENNEFQVYYQPKYELSTEGMVGAEALIRWIHPVKGLIRPDKFIPIAERTGFIIPIGRFVLRSVCESIKEWERKNYKLVPISVNFSRAEMYQSDFIDKAIETITENEVNPELIEIELTESAALNDVEFATNTIMGFKNFGVKVSIDDFGTGYSCLSYLKSMPIDILKIDRSFITDIEENDKGKNIVEAIIGLAKSLNLSVVSEGVETESQTNFLKKVGCDLVQGYAFNRPMPKDDFEDLMK encoded by the coding sequence GTGGCTGAGGAAATTAATATTAGTTGGATCAATAGGAAAAAGTTTATGAAGACATTTATACTACTAACTATCCTCTTGGTGTTTTTTTCTACGATTACGTTTTGGTATGTTAATAAAATAAAGGGTGTTTTAAGTTATGAAGAGGAGATGTATCTTAAGGAAGTTTCCCTTCAAAGATCACATGCATTTTCCACTAAAATAAAGTCTAGAGTTGAAGCGCTTAATGATCTATCAGTTGAGTTAATGTATGATGTGAGTTTTGACATTAATAAAAAGGTTGAGTTGTTAAGGGGAAAAAAGGATAAAGATAATTATATAGCACTTGGAATAGCGGATATAAGTGGTAATTATTTAGGTATCGGTGGTCGTAGGCTTAATATTTCTAAGGAAAAAGGTTTTAAGGTAGCTATGTCAGGTAAAGACTATGTATCTGAGCCCTTTTTAGATAAGGGCAGAAGTTTAGAAGTTATGACATACTACTCTCCATTAATAAAGGATGGGAAAGTAGTTGGGGTACTAACTGGGGCGAAGGATGTAGAGTCAATTAGCAAATCCTTGTTTACTTCTTTTTTAAACGGCAACGGACACTCCTTTGTTATTAATAAAAAAGGGGATATTTTATTTGAAGATAGTAAGATATATTCAATACTTGATCTAGATAAGCTAAGGAGTAGTGGAACAATACTTAAGGAACTTGGTATTTCTAGCCTTCAAGGGAAGAGTGTTATAAGTGGTGTAAAGAAAATATCTTTAGAACGTGGTGATGTACATATTGCTTATACTACTATTGAAGGTGTTAATGATTGGATACTTGTTAGTGTAGCACCATCAAGTATTGTTGAGAAGAGAGCTGTTGATATTACTAAATACAATCTGATTATGTATTTTACCATTTGTATTATATTATTCATATTTACTATATATATATTTGTAAGTAAAAAGAGGGCTAATAAGATATACCAAAAACTAGCCTATACAGATTATTTAACAGGAATAAGCAATTATAATGGATTTGTTAGGGATGCTGAGAAAAACATTGCTAAAAAGTCTGGAACATGGGCTATGATATATTTTGATATAGGTAGCTTTAAAGTTATCAATGATATGTTTGGTCATAAATATGGAGATAAGTTATTAAAAGAAATAGCAAAGATATTGAAGGGTATGTTTGGAAATGAGACTATATATGGGAGGTTTTCAAATGACTTCTTTGGGATCTTGTTCAAGGTTCCAGAGGAAGAAGATGAGCCACTAGTAACTGATGATATAAGCATGTATGCTGAGCTTTTAGGACATATAAGAGATGGACAAGTATTCAACCCTTCATACACTAATTTAAAAATAACACATATAGTAAGTGAAATTGAAAAGAAGATAAATTCTATTAAGATAGAGGGCCAGCCTCATATTGATCTTCTTATGGCATATGGGGTATGCACTACTGTAAGTGATAAGGGAATTAGTGACGACATAAAGTCCGTAATTAATATGGCGAATATGGCTAGAATAACTGTTAAGGGTTCATATCAAAGAAGGCTTGCTTTTTTTAATGAGGCTATTAGACAGGATTTAATAGATGAACAAAATATAGAAAAAGAGATAGTAAGGGCCCTTGAGAATAATGAATTTCAAGTATATTATCAACCTAAATATGAGTTAAGTACTGAGGGTATGGTTGGTGCAGAGGCATTAATTAGGTGGATACATCCAGTTAAGGGACTTATAAGACCGGATAAATTTATTCCTATAGCTGAGAGAACAGGATTTATAATACCTATTGGTAGGTTTGTTTTAAGAAGTGTATGTGAAAGCATTAAGGAGTGGGAGCGAAAGAATTATAAGTTAGTGCCTATTTCTGTTAACTTTTCCCGTGCTGAAATGTATCAAAGTGATTTCATAGATAAGGCTATAGAGACTATAACTGAGAATGAAGTTAATCCTGAACTTATAGAGATAGAACTTACAGAAAGTGCAGCATTAAATGATGTTGAATTTGCAACAAATACTATTATGGGATTTAAAAACTTCGGAGTTAAGGTATCTATAGATGACTTTGGTACAGGGTATTCATGTCTTAGTTATTTAAAGTCTATGCCAATTGATATTTTAAAGATAGATAGGTCATTTATTACGGATATTGAAGAAAATGATAAGGGTAAGAATATAGTTGAGGCTATTATAGGACTTGCTAAATCATTAAATCTTTCAGTTGTATCAGAGGGTGTAGAAACTGAATCACAAACAAATTTTCTAAAGAAGGTAGGATGTGATTTGGTACAAGGGTATGCATTTAATAGGCCTATGCCTAAGGATGATTTTGAAGATCTTATGAAATAA
- a CDS encoding methyl-accepting chemotaxis protein, translating to MKLKSKFTAMFILFALIPTILSTSIIVFKVRDSSISQAESTLVSQQSISKKAITDVVTFVQKIAVDISKRNDIRTYLEGVNAGKEDLALKDRIKARFKADAERYGTYDDIGLFDKTGLVKIDALGDFEGQDGSTIDYIVKIKETQKMQVTKVKKSVSTGNAIYCIAVPIFDLKGAMIGTVVTDVSLTRISNEYINNMKIGDTGYLFIIQDDGTTIAHPKKEELMQKNFMKIDISRQVLSNEKGKAQYTYNGKDKMLAYEKDSTLGWTYVATMYMDEITSISDQSIKILGMIVVITVIVCLALAMIISRGISNPIVKVSNMMNRMADGDLTISVDVRGRDEIAHMAGRVNDTLGSLRGVIGEVKDTANQVEDSAAILKTNASQMSVSANEVASAIQEVARGAMNQTSELADIVSALDDFSRELQWVEENINNVGDKTFGAQNRAEEGKSQINILEESIVQIKESFGSVMAKVTGLSDTVSKIGNITDVINSISEQTNLLALNAAIEAARAGEQGKGFAVVAQEVRKLAEQSRESSGEILNLVKAIAVETDEVISTTEEVNELLNEQGDIASDTIKSFENIIVSVKEIEPVMKETNVSLNKVRDSKEFVVNKVEGISAVSEQVSASAQQIAASSEELLASSEEVESFANDLNNESETLKEKVDVFKI from the coding sequence ATGAAGTTAAAAAGCAAGTTTACAGCTATGTTTATTTTATTTGCACTTATCCCAACTATATTATCTACTTCGATAATTGTGTTTAAAGTAAGAGATTCGAGTATAAGTCAAGCTGAAAGCACGCTAGTAAGTCAACAAAGTATTTCTAAAAAGGCAATTACCGATGTAGTTACCTTTGTACAGAAAATAGCTGTTGATATATCAAAGAGAAATGATATTAGAACTTATTTAGAGGGAGTTAATGCAGGTAAGGAAGATCTTGCTTTAAAGGATAGAATTAAAGCTAGATTTAAAGCTGATGCTGAACGTTATGGAACCTATGATGATATAGGTTTGTTTGACAAAACAGGTTTAGTTAAAATAGATGCACTTGGGGATTTTGAAGGTCAAGATGGATCTACAATAGACTATATTGTTAAGATAAAAGAAACACAGAAGATGCAGGTTACTAAGGTTAAGAAAAGCGTAAGTACAGGTAATGCAATATATTGTATTGCAGTTCCAATATTTGATTTAAAGGGTGCAATGATAGGTACAGTAGTAACTGATGTGTCCTTAACTAGGATTTCTAATGAGTATATAAATAACATGAAAATTGGGGATACAGGGTATTTATTTATAATTCAGGATGATGGTACCACTATAGCTCATCCTAAAAAAGAAGAATTAATGCAAAAGAATTTTATGAAAATAGATATTTCCAGACAAGTATTATCTAATGAAAAAGGAAAAGCACAATACACTTATAATGGAAAAGATAAGATGTTAGCATATGAGAAGGATAGTACACTTGGATGGACATATGTAGCAACAATGTATATGGATGAAATTACTAGTATTAGTGATCAATCTATAAAGATATTGGGTATGATTGTAGTGATCACTGTTATAGTATGTTTAGCCCTTGCTATGATAATTTCAAGAGGTATATCAAATCCTATAGTAAAGGTTTCTAATATGATGAATAGAATGGCTGATGGAGACTTAACAATTAGCGTAGATGTTAGGGGCAGGGATGAAATAGCACATATGGCAGGTAGAGTTAATGATACTCTTGGTAGTTTAAGAGGTGTCATTGGAGAAGTAAAGGATACTGCAAACCAGGTAGAAGATTCTGCAGCTATTCTGAAAACAAATGCTAGCCAAATGTCTGTTTCAGCAAATGAAGTAGCTTCAGCAATTCAAGAAGTAGCAAGAGGAGCAATGAATCAAACCTCTGAACTTGCTGACATTGTAAGTGCACTTGATGATTTTTCAAGAGAACTTCAATGGGTTGAAGAGAATATAAATAACGTTGGAGATAAAACATTTGGAGCACAAAATAGGGCTGAGGAAGGAAAGAGCCAAATTAATATACTAGAAGAGTCGATAGTTCAGATTAAGGAGTCCTTTGGAAGTGTTATGGCTAAGGTTACAGGACTTTCAGATACTGTGTCTAAGATAGGAAACATTACAGATGTTATTAATAGTATCTCAGAGCAAACTAATCTACTTGCTCTTAATGCAGCTATTGAAGCAGCAAGAGCAGGAGAACAAGGGAAAGGATTTGCTGTTGTAGCTCAGGAGGTTAGGAAGCTTGCGGAACAATCAAGGGAGTCCTCAGGAGAGATACTAAACCTTGTAAAAGCTATAGCTGTAGAAACAGATGAAGTTATTAGCACTACTGAAGAGGTTAATGAGCTACTAAATGAACAGGGAGATATAGCATCAGACACTATAAAATCATTTGAAAATATAATAGTTTCAGTTAAGGAAATAGAACCAGTTATGAAGGAAACTAATGTATCACTTAATAAGGTTCGTGATTCAAAGGAATTTGTAGTTAATAAGGTAGAGGGCATATCCGCTGTATCAGAACAGGTTTCAGCTTCAGCACAGCAAATAGCTGCATCTTCAGAGGAGCTTTTAGCTTCTAGTGAGGAAGTTGAGAGCTTTGCAAATGATTTAAATAATGAATCAGAAACTCTTAAGGAAAAGGTAGATGTATTTAAGATATAA